Proteins co-encoded in one Populus trichocarpa isolate Nisqually-1 chromosome 10, P.trichocarpa_v4.1, whole genome shotgun sequence genomic window:
- the LOC7477028 gene encoding F-box/kelch-repeat protein At1g67480 codes for MSGFTSKKRFLDTSMSFCTLITHENHQVYSKSNLLLASRGSDDIDSSILPGLPDDVAKYCLALVPRRYLPAMGAVCKKWRSFLKTKEFITVRKLAGLLEEWLFVLTMDSEGKESHWVVLDCLGLKRQLLPPMPGSTKAGFGVVVLNGKLLVMAGYSVIEGTGTASADVYEYDCYLNSWSKLSSMNVARYDFACAEVNGKVYAAGGYGTDRDSLSSVEMYDPETDRWTLIESLRRPRWGCFACGFEGKLYVMGGRSTFTIGNSRFVEVYNPEKHTWCEMKNGRVMVTAHAVLGKKLFCMEWKNQRKLSIFNPEDSSWKTVAVPLTGNSIIDFRFGILDGKLLLFSLEEEPGYRTLLYDPNASPGSEWCTSEIKPSARCLCCVTIKA; via the exons ATGTCTGGTTTTACGAGTAAGAAGAGATTCTTAGACACAAGCATGTCTTTCTGCACTTTGATTACACATGAAAATCATCAAGTGTATTCAAAAAGCAACCTTCTACTAGCTTCGCGGGGTTCTGATGATATTGATAGCTCCATTCTACCTGGATTGCCTGATGATGTGGCAAAGTATTGCCTTGCACTTGTTCCTCGCCGCTACCTCCCAGCTATGGGTGCTGTTTGCAAGAAATGGAGGTCGTTTCTTAAAACCAAAGAGTTCATCACTGTGCGAAAATTAGCTGGCTTGCTTGAAGAATGGCTTTTTGTACTAACTATGGATTCTGAAGGAAAAGAAAGCCACTGGGTGGTTTTGGATTGTTTGGGACTCAAACGTCAGCTTCTTCCACCTATGCCTGGTTCTACAAAGGCTGGGTTTGGGGTAGTTGTTCTAAACGGAAAGCTTCTTGTCATGGCTGGCTATTCAGTGATTGAAGGGACTGGCACTGCCTCAGCAGATGTTTACGAATATGATTGTTACCTCAACAG TTGGAGCAAATTGTCAAGCATGAATGTTGCTCGGTATGATTTTGCCTGTGCAGAGGTTAATGGCAAGGTTTATGCTGCTGGGGGGTATGGAACGGATAGAGATAGTCTCTCCAGTGTTGAGATGTATGATCCTGAGACTGACAGATGGACCCTGATAGAAAGTCTTCGCCGCCCAAGATGGGGTTGCTTTGCCTGTGGCTTTGAGGGCAAGCTTTATGTCATGGGAGGAAGGTCAACCTTCACTATAGGCAATTCAAGGTTTGTGGAGGTGTACAATCCTGAGAAGCACACCTGGTGTGAGATGAAGAATGGTCGTGTGATGGTTACTGCCCATGCTGTTCTGGGAAAGAAGCTCTTCTGTATGGAGTGGAAGAACCAGCGGAAATTATCAATATTCAATCCAGAGGACAGTTCATGGAAAACGGTAGCAGTTCCGTTGACTGGGAACTCGATCATTGATTTCCGGTTTGGAATCCTAGATGGAAAACTTCTATTATTCTCGCTGGAGGAGGAGCCAGGTTATCGTACTCTTTTGTATGATCCTAATGCTTCTCCAGGTTCCGAATGGTGCACTTCTGAGATAAAGCCATCTGCACGCTGCTTGTGCTGTGTGACCATTAAGGCATGA